The following are from one region of the Dinghuibacter silviterrae genome:
- a CDS encoding RHS repeat-associated core domain-containing protein, whose translation NHLGNVLATISDRRYGVSTDGSTVDHFAPVVLDANDYYPFGSLEPGRAYTATSIGAYRYGQNGQERDDEINGPGNSYTAEYWEYDPRVGRRWNRDPVIKYNEAPYSTFSNNPVLFADPSGADTITITRASWSARGRGGKQLGGVKSSVDVKVADGKDVFYYKKIHTDYDENGKATTTTSMQEFDPIAGATNGVTQTAYMFGLLTNDDNDRLTLAKIAPKELVKYLISKSSGWDKIAYEDVQSLQSDYPMYRGLENLQEATVEYYGVSVGLRAIASLRTITASDEILNFTNTAWQHMQNPDRKVPIQILKDVIENSPSFPDPRGSNARMFYERMFRNGQEYNLEVLYEESSNTIMHFKYSDKAMGPLPKIN comes from the coding sequence AATCATCTGGGGAATGTCCTGGCGACTATATCAGACAGGCGTTACGGGGTCTCTACCGACGGATCAACCGTGGATCATTTTGCGCCAGTTGTCCTTGACGCCAATGACTACTACCCGTTTGGGTCTTTAGAGCCAGGGCGAGCATATACTGCAACGTCAATTGGAGCCTATCGGTACGGCCAGAATGGCCAAGAACGGGACGACGAAATCAATGGCCCTGGAAACAGCTATACTGCTGAGTATTGGGAATATGATCCGAGGGTTGGAAGAAGATGGAACAGAGATCCGGTTATAAAATATAATGAAGCTCCTTATTCTACATTCTCTAATAACCCTGTCTTATTTGCTGACCCGTCGGGGGCTGATACAATAACAATAACCAGAGCTTCGTGGAGCGCCAGGGGGCGTGGTGGAAAGCAGCTAGGAGGAGTTAAAAGTAGCGTTGATGTAAAAGTAGCAGACGGAAAGGATGTATTTTACTACAAGAAAATACATACGGACTATGACGAGAATGGAAAGGCCACGACAACAACTAGCATGCAAGAGTTTGACCCAATTGCCGGCGCCACTAACGGCGTAACTCAAACGGCTTATATGTTCGGGCTACTCACCAATGATGATAATGACAGACTCACCCTGGCTAAAATAGCACCAAAAGAATTAGTAAAGTATCTAATATCCAAAAGTAGCGGGTGGGATAAAATCGCCTACGAGGATGTCCAGTCTTTACAATCAGACTACCCAATGTATCGTGGGTTGGAAAATCTGCAAGAGGCTACTGTTGAATACTACGGCGTTTCTGTCGGGCTACGCGCCATCGCGAGTTTAAGAACTATTACCGCTTCAGACGAGATACTCAACTTTACTAATACTGCATGGCAACACATGCAGAATCCTGACCGAAAGGTTCCTATACAGATTTTAAAGGATGTAATCGAAAATTCTCCTAGCTTTCCTGATCCACGAGGGTCAAATGCGCGAATGTTTTATGAGAGGATGTTTAGAAATGGGCAGGAATATAATTTAGAGGTATTATATGAAGAATCATCAAATACCATAATGCACTTTAAATATAGTGACAAAGCCATGGGGCCACTACCCAAAATAAATTGA
- a CDS encoding colicin immunity domain-containing protein yields MFVNSDKRRLYWLIIEYLNQHISARTFCDEFYYCYDLAIDYDTLTQQEKDGFSSLSEITGRFSEFENDIRKYPGTYYTEQQLRQKVTETKEALNAKDFLF; encoded by the coding sequence ATGTTTGTAAATTCTGATAAGAGAAGGCTGTATTGGCTAATCATCGAATATTTAAATCAGCATATTTCGGCGCGTACTTTTTGCGACGAATTTTATTATTGCTATGATTTAGCGATCGATTATGACACTTTAACCCAGCAAGAAAAAGATGGCTTTTCATCTTTAAGTGAGATAACAGGCAGGTTTTCTGAATTTGAAAATGACATTCGAAAATATCCCGGCACTTATTATACTGAGCAACAGCTAAGGCAAAAAGTTACAGAAACAAAGGAAGCATTGAATGCAAAAGATTTTCTATTTTAG
- a CDS encoding helix-turn-helix domain-containing protein, whose product MSEKSSLGERIIALRKAKEWSQSDLAAHVGVSYAQIGRYETKGAQPPAEVLKKIADALDTNVDFLVNGSTEDKARASLLDAEVIRYFKEVDTLPQEDKKALLRVIAGFIRDVKTKQAYAS is encoded by the coding sequence ATGTCGGAGAAGAGTAGTTTGGGTGAGCGGATAATCGCTTTGCGCAAGGCCAAGGAGTGGTCACAATCAGACTTGGCTGCTCATGTAGGGGTGTCCTATGCCCAGATCGGGCGCTATGAGACCAAGGGGGCGCAGCCGCCAGCGGAGGTACTCAAGAAGATTGCCGACGCCTTGGATACAAACGTAGATTTTTTAGTGAACGGGAGTACGGAGGACAAGGCCAGGGCTTCGCTTCTGGACGCGGAGGTGATCCGGTATTTTAAAGAGGTGGATACCTTGCCCCAGGAGGATAAAAAGGCCCTGCTGCGGGTGATCGCAGGGTTTATACGCGATGTGAAAACAAAACAGGCGTATGCTTCCTAA
- a CDS encoding ATP-binding protein — translation MTASLTFPHPHIIEYTCPGLVFQSVGPFKAEVLAHMPVTLRITRNPHLDPSQVVRKSLDLYNDDAVAKLTRAIAERFTLGAEFVRGHMLAFIEQLEAHRLAESNRTARHKASKKGVELPPLSEAQQERLSALQHSPDLSNELNDLLGLSGIVGEESNRISIVFLLLSYMTRETLHIMIQGSSGSGKTTLMHKVTAIFPPAKVNRITRMTDSSLYNFARYALQNTILAIEDYDGLSEEAEYALREMQTNNVLRSAVSTKDESGHIESGIKEVHGPIASIVCTTRGSVYPDNMSRLFILAMDESEAQTARIIGYQNQKAAGLIDRDKEKEALLLLQHLVAGLKPHEVVNPYATRVHLPVRDEAQRRLNGLYQQFVRMVTLLYQYQRDKDDQGRLVSTKQDIAIAIQLMFEVIVLKVDELDGALRQFFERLKAYIRRQTKQRKNGRVESEYLFTQRELRQALSLSKTQVFRFLHDLTDLEYIRPSGGFQNKGFSYQVVYWDDYKKIREGIKSCLMEQLEALQ, via the coding sequence ATGACTGCCAGCCTCACCTTCCCCCATCCCCATATCATCGAGTATACTTGCCCGGGCCTGGTCTTCCAATCCGTCGGCCCCTTCAAAGCCGAAGTCCTGGCCCATATGCCCGTCACCTTGCGTATCACCCGCAACCCACACCTCGATCCCAGCCAGGTCGTCCGTAAAAGTCTCGATCTCTATAACGATGACGCTGTAGCCAAGCTCACCCGAGCCATCGCCGAACGCTTCACCCTGGGGGCTGAGTTCGTCCGAGGGCACATGCTGGCCTTTATAGAACAACTCGAAGCCCACCGCCTCGCTGAGAGTAATCGGACGGCCCGCCATAAGGCCTCCAAAAAGGGCGTAGAGCTGCCTCCCCTCTCTGAGGCCCAGCAAGAGCGCCTCTCAGCCCTGCAGCACAGCCCCGACCTCTCTAACGAACTCAACGACCTGTTGGGTCTTAGCGGCATCGTTGGTGAGGAAAGCAACCGCATCTCCATCGTCTTTTTGCTGCTGAGCTACATGACCCGTGAAACCCTACACATCATGATCCAGGGTTCTAGCGGTTCCGGCAAGACCACCCTGATGCACAAGGTCACCGCCATCTTCCCACCCGCCAAGGTCAACCGCATCACCCGCATGACCGACAGCAGCCTCTACAACTTCGCCCGTTATGCCCTTCAAAACACCATCCTCGCCATCGAGGACTACGACGGACTCTCTGAAGAAGCCGAGTACGCCTTGCGCGAGATGCAGACCAATAACGTGCTCCGCAGTGCAGTCTCGACCAAGGATGAATCAGGCCATATCGAGAGCGGCATCAAGGAAGTCCACGGCCCCATCGCTTCCATCGTCTGTACCACCCGCGGATCGGTCTATCCCGATAATATGAGCCGCCTGTTTATCCTGGCTATGGACGAGAGCGAAGCACAGACCGCCCGCATCATCGGTTACCAAAACCAAAAGGCGGCCGGCCTTATCGATAGGGACAAGGAGAAAGAAGCGCTTCTGTTGCTTCAACACCTGGTCGCCGGTCTCAAACCCCACGAGGTCGTCAACCCCTATGCCACGCGGGTTCACCTTCCCGTCCGGGACGAGGCCCAGCGACGTCTCAACGGCCTCTACCAGCAGTTCGTCCGCATGGTCACCCTGCTCTACCAGTACCAGCGGGATAAAGACGACCAGGGCCGCCTGGTCTCCACCAAGCAGGATATAGCCATCGCCATACAACTCATGTTCGAGGTCATCGTCCTAAAAGTGGACGAGCTTGATGGCGCCCTGCGGCAGTTCTTCGAGCGCCTCAAAGCCTATATCCGCCGACAGACCAAACAGCGCAAGAACGGCCGTGTAGAATCCGAATACCTCTTTACCCAGCGCGAACTACGACAAGCCCTGTCCCTAAGCAAGACCCAGGTCTTCCGGTTCCTCCACGACCTCACCGATCTGGAATATATCCGTCCCTCCGGCGGCTTCCAGAACAAGGGGTTTTCTTATCAGGTCGTCTACTGGGACGACTACAAGAAGATACGGGAGGGGATCAAAAGCTGCCTCATGGAGCAGCTCGAAGCCTTGCAATAA
- a CDS encoding tyrosine-type recombinase/integrase: MKQFHLTSTHYLTLESSFRTYLEILGYAPDTLRLWPVHCREFFFFLEGQGIGAIGGVQGVHVTDFIHHLKTRPHQRKEGLALSASSINNTLSALAVFSRYLRQSGRLAGEWLLPREPAASLPPPVLTTHQVRQLYESTFLPSRNNPIALGQRDRAIIAVLYGCGLRRNEALHLACSDIDLDRRLILVRAGKGSKERYVPIAQQHAADIDRYLAEGRTWFLQRHTSDYHQVKNGRPYELKPGATAEDAFFLSERGQRLRNFYQRIEVMAARACLDVPLTPHSLRHAIATHLLERGMDIEDIARFLGHSSLASTQIYTHLLHTTTHA; encoded by the coding sequence ATGAAACAGTTCCACCTGACCTCCACCCACTACCTCACGCTAGAGTCCAGCTTCCGCACCTACCTGGAGATCCTGGGGTACGCCCCGGACACGCTCAGGTTATGGCCTGTTCACTGCCGCGAGTTCTTCTTCTTCCTGGAAGGGCAGGGGATAGGCGCTATCGGAGGCGTCCAGGGCGTCCACGTCACGGACTTCATCCATCACCTCAAAACCCGGCCCCACCAGCGCAAGGAGGGCCTGGCCCTTAGCGCCAGCAGTATCAACAACACCCTCAGCGCACTGGCTGTCTTCTCGCGCTACCTCCGGCAAAGCGGGCGTCTCGCCGGAGAATGGCTCCTTCCCCGGGAACCCGCCGCCAGCCTGCCGCCTCCGGTGCTCACCACCCACCAGGTACGCCAGCTCTATGAAAGCACCTTCCTGCCTTCCCGTAATAACCCCATCGCCCTGGGTCAGCGCGACCGCGCTATCATCGCCGTCCTCTACGGCTGTGGCCTGAGAAGGAACGAAGCCCTACACCTGGCGTGCTCCGACATAGACCTCGACCGACGGCTCATCCTGGTGCGCGCTGGCAAAGGTTCCAAAGAACGGTACGTCCCTATAGCCCAGCAGCACGCCGCAGATATAGACCGATACCTTGCAGAAGGCCGTACCTGGTTCCTCCAGCGGCATACAAGTGATTACCACCAGGTAAAGAACGGAAGACCCTATGAGCTGAAGCCGGGCGCTACCGCTGAAGATGCCTTCTTCCTATCCGAACGGGGCCAGCGCCTGCGAAACTTCTATCAGCGTATTGAGGTCATGGCGGCTAGAGCATGCCTGGACGTGCCCCTGACGCCTCACTCCCTTCGCCACGCCATCGCTACTCACCTTTTGGAGCGCGGCATGGATATAGAGGATATTGCCCGCTTCCTGGGACATAGCAGCCTTGCTTCCACCCAAATCTATACCCACCTCCTACATACCACCACTCATGCCTGA